A single Lactuca sativa cultivar Salinas chromosome 8, Lsat_Salinas_v11, whole genome shotgun sequence DNA region contains:
- the LOC111905275 gene encoding receptor-like protein kinase HSL1 — protein MSILPLPSLLLLLFLLPFHVNSQSTTQNDQNILLNIKSFWSNPPSINHWDQSSNPCSWPEITCSGTTITGITLFNQNINGTVPPFICDIKSLTHLDLNYNDITGNFPTALYNCTNLQYLDLSQNYFQGNLPGDISRLSPELRYLSLFGNNFYGDIPASISRLSKLSSLQLHQCPFNGTFPQQIGYLEDLEELNLSFNNFTPSRLPRSFIQLKKLRFFYMTETNLIGEIPGNFSGMPALELLDLSSNNLNGSIPSDLFLLKNLTEVYLYWNYLTGAIPDSIQALNMQVIDLSANKLTGKVPGDFGNLMRLTNLSLELNQLSGELPASIGRLPSLNDIRIFTNNFSGELPPDFGRYSELKLFEVDENQFTGSIPENLCYNGKLKGLVVYSNNLSGEIPKSLETCSSLRVIQVYDNQLSGKIPDGLWNLSSLEKMMVSGNSFSGELPSELAPKLSILEISNNRFSGEIPTGVSSWTNMRVFKGSNNLFNGGIPQDLTVLPNLATLLLDGNQLSGQLPAIIVSWNSLNALNLSRNQLSGQIPAGLGLLKVLTVLDLSKNNLSGQIPAQLGRQLVSLDLSGNNLAGNIPGQLDNGAFEKSFQGNPGLCSNNPLLGLNSCSSRSQPGPSSKISSKTVAIIGSIAAILFLLAVIMTGYVIVLYRRRKHGFNSNWKFTSFQKLTFTESTILPRLNDNYMIGQGGSGKVYKVPVNRSGDVVAVKKISTKKDLDLRLEKEFLAEVEILSMIRHSNIVKLMGHISGDNSKLLVYEYLENRSLDRWLHRKQTPPSRGLAGSVRHMVLDWPKRLHIALGAARGLSYMHHDCCPAVVHRDVKSSNVLLDSEFNAKIADFGLAKILEKGSELAAMSTVAGSFGYMAPEYAHTTKVNEKIDVYSFGVILFELTTGREASNGNEHSSLAEWAMQHALGSEPIEDVLDKDIMEPMYMNDMSSVFKLGLWCTSRLPTNRPSMKEVSKMLLQYTPAMVVGTPKNNHDVVDHLPLLKLETV, from the exons ATGTCAATACTACCCCTACCCTCtcttctccttctcctcttcctcCTACCCTTTCACGTAAATTCACAATCCACCACCCAAAATGACCAAAACATCCTTCTCAATATCAAAAGCTTCTGGTCAAATCCACCCTCCATCAACCACTGGGACCAATCCTCCAACCCTTGCAGCTGGCCGGAGATTACATGTTCTGGCACCACCATCACCGGAATCACCCTCTTCAATCAGAACATCAACGGAACTGTCCCACCGTTTATTTGTGACATCAAAAGCTTAACACACCTTGATCTAAATTACAATGACATCACCGGAAATTTTCCGACAGCCCTCTACAACTGCACCAATCTCCAGTACCTTGACCTCTCTCAAAACTACTTTCAAGGAAATCTACCCGGTGACATCTCACGGTTGTCGCCGGAGCTCCGATACCTCAGCCTTTTCGGCAATAACTTCTACGGCGACATTCCGGCAAGTATTTCTAGATTATCAAAGCTTTCATCGCTTCAATTACACCAGTGTCCTTTCAATGGCACTTTTCCTCAGCAAATCGGTTATTTAGAAGATCTGGAAGAATTAAATTTGTCTTTTAACAATTTTACCCCATCAAGACTACCCCGGAGTTTTATTCAGTTGAAAAAACTTCGATTCTTTTACATGACTGAAACCAACTTGATCGGAGAGATACCCGGAAATTTTTCCGGCATGCCGGCTCTGGAACTGCTGGATTTATCTTCCAATAACCTGAATGGATCAATACCTAGTGATTTGTTCTTGTTAAAGAACTTAACCGAAGTTTATCTTTACTGGAACTATCTAACAGGTGCAATCCCGGATTCGATTCAAGCATTGAACATGCAGGTCATCGATCTTTCTGCAAACAAGCTCACCGGAAAAGTCCCCGGAGATTTCGGGAATCTAATGCGGTTAACAAACTTGAGTCTCGAGTTAAATCAGTTATCCGGCGAGCTTCCGGCGAGCATCGGCCGCTTGCCTAGCTTGAACGACATTCGAATTTTCACTAACAATTTCTCCGGTGAACTACCACCGGACTTCGGAAGGTACTCTGAGCTGAAGTTATTCGAGGTTGACGAAAACCAGTTCACCGGAAGCATACCGGAGAATCTGTGTTACAATGGGAAGCTCAAAGGCTTGGTTGTTTACAGTAACAATCTTTCAGGCGAGATACCAAAATCACTTGAAACTTGTAGCAGTTTGAGGGTTATTCAAGTTTATGATAACCAACTTTCAGGAAAAATCCCAGATGGGTTATGGAACCTTTCaagcttggagaagatgatggtGAGTGGTAATTCATTTTCTGGCGAGTTGCCCTCGGAATTGGCGCCAAAATTATCAATACTCGAAATCAGTAACAACAGGTTTTCTGGTGAGATACCTACCGGGGTATCTTCTTGGACAAATATGCGGGTTTTCAAAGGAAGTAATAATCTATTCAATGGTGGAATTCCTCAAGATTTAACCGTACTTCCAAATTTAGCAACTTTATTGCTCGACGGAAACCAACTCTCCGGCCAACTTCCGGCAATTATTGTTTCCTGGAATTCACTCAACGCTTTGAATCTCAGTAGAAACCAACTCTCCGGTCAGATTCCGGCGGGTCTTGGGCTATTAAAAGTTCTTACAGTACTCGACTTATCAAAAAACAATCTCTCTGGTCAAATACCGGCTCAGCTCGGGCGGCAGCTCGTTTCTCTTGATCTTTCCGGCAATAACCTCGCCGGAAACATCCCGGGTCAGCTCGATAATGGTGCCTTCGAGAAAAGCTTCCAAGGAAACCCCGGTCTTTGTTCAAACAATccattattagggcttaattctTGCAGTTCCCGATCCCAACCCGGACCATCTAGCAAGATTTCCAGTAAGACGGTGGCGATAATCGGAAGTATTGCAGCAATATTGTTTCTGCTGGCGGTGATAATGACCGGATATGTCATCGTTCTTTATCGGAGAAGAAAACACGGTTTCAATTCAAATTGGAAATtcacttcttttcaaaaattaacaTTCACGGAATCCACTATTTTGCCTCGTTTGAACGACAACTACATGATCGGTCAAGGTGGTTCCGGGAAGGTGTACAAGGTTCCGGTGAACCGTTCCGGCGATGTGGTGGCAGTAAAGAAGATCTCAACCAAAAAGGATTTAGATTTAAGGCTCGAGAAAGAGTTTTTAGCAGAAGTTGAGATTTTAAGCATGATTCGACACTCAAACATCGTGAAATTGATGGGTCACATTTCGGGTGACAACTCAAAGCTTCTTGTCTACGAGTACTTAGAGAACCGGAGTTTGGACCGTTGGCTGCACCGAAAGCAGACTCCACCAAGCCGTGGGTTGGCCGGTTCGGTGCGTCATATGGTACTTGATTGGCCTAAAAGGTTGCATATAGCACTCGGGGCGGCTCGAGGGTTGTCCTATATGCACCATGATTGTTGCCCCGCAGTTGTTCATCGTGATGTGAAATCAAGCAACGTGCTTTTAGATAGTGAATTCAATGCAAAGATTGCAGATTTTGGGTTAGCCAAGATCTTAGAGAAAGGCAGTGAGCTCGCTGCAATGTCAACCGTGGCCGGCTCATTCGGCTATATGGCTCCAG AATATGCTCATACAACAAAAGTAAACGAGAAGATAGATGTTTACAGCTTCGGAGTGATCTTGTTCGAATTGACAACGGGAAGGGAAGCAAGCAACGGGAACGAGCATTCATCGCTAGCGGAATGGGCTATGCAACATGCTTTAGGAAGTGAACCAATAGAAGATGTTTTAGACAAAGATATTATGGAGCCCATGTACATGAATGACATGAGTAGTGTGTTCAAACTCGGGCTATGGTGCACTAGTAGATTGCCAACAAATAGACCCTCCATGAAGGAAGTAAGCAAGATGCTACTCCAGTACACTCCGGCTATGGTGGTTGGGACCCCGAAGAACAATCATGATGTAGTCGATCATCTTCCCTTACTCAAGCTTGAAACTGTCTAA